A window of the Bacteriovorax sp. PP10 genome harbors these coding sequences:
- a CDS encoding inositol monophosphatase family protein gives MKITQTEVILELTKKLSILFGPKASKGIEVNLKSDNTIVTEIDLFVSTLLKEKLKKHPTYTNYNFFSEEEFDQLIFPSAILDPIDGTRELAKGRAECAVSLALMKSPELSDPENYGWLYNPFSGFNLDSDTPFVASNNKSIQKILGMVSRSEFEKGYFKDFIDLDPKIEITPRGSIAFKLGLLASGGCDFVLSLSPKNIWDIAAGSVLCAQRGIKMYQNGVEITRLDQVHIKGILLWAPEDTAHEVWAKIQK, from the coding sequence ATGAAAATCACTCAGACTGAAGTTATTCTTGAGTTGACAAAAAAACTTAGTATTTTATTTGGCCCGAAAGCTTCAAAAGGTATTGAAGTGAATTTGAAATCTGACAACACCATCGTGACTGAAATTGATTTATTCGTTTCAACTCTTTTAAAAGAAAAATTAAAAAAGCATCCGACGTATACAAATTACAATTTTTTCAGCGAAGAAGAATTTGATCAGCTGATTTTTCCCAGCGCCATTCTCGATCCTATCGATGGAACTCGTGAGCTTGCCAAAGGAAGAGCTGAGTGTGCCGTTTCACTTGCACTGATGAAATCTCCTGAACTCTCTGACCCGGAAAACTATGGATGGCTCTATAACCCATTCAGTGGATTTAACCTGGATAGCGACACTCCTTTTGTTGCTTCTAATAACAAATCAATTCAAAAAATTTTAGGAATGGTATCTCGCTCAGAATTTGAGAAGGGATACTTCAAAGACTTTATTGATCTCGATCCTAAAATTGAAATTACTCCAAGAGGAAGTATTGCTTTTAAGTTAGGGCTGCTTGCTAGCGGTGGATGCGATTTCGTTTTAAGTTTAAGTCCAAAAAACATTTGGGATATTGCAGCTGGTTCAGTGTTATGTGCTCAACGTGGAATCAAGATGTATCAAAACGGAGTGGAGATCACTCGTCTTGACCAAGTTCATATTAAGGGCATTTTACTTTGGGCC